The genomic stretch GAGGTTATATTAGAAATTTTGTATCTAACAACTATCAAAGAATTAAGAGTTGATATCATAGATTTAATTTAATCCTCAATTTGAAAGATAGTAGTGTGTTTGTTCGGTTTCAGGAAGAATCTTAAAAAAAGGACATCATCAAGAAACTCAAGGAGTTGATCCAACTATtcaaggaagaagaagaaagattgaACATTCTCGaaagatcttcatcttcctcattaTTATCTTCATAAAGAGGAACACTCGAAGATGAAAGATCCACACCAATAAAATCCTTTGAATTGACAATCTCGATAGATAAATGATCATTCGAAGAGTCATCATCTAAAGAATCATTATATTTAATAGGATCTCACGATTAATTtgcactttatttttttttttaaaacaaacataataaaaaaatCTTATACTAATAATATAATTTGATTCAATTACATAGTCTTAATAAAACTGTTGGTGTTTAAGATTTACAACAATAAATTTGTTATAAATTCCCTTTAATTTGTTACATGATTTTTAATTAGTCAAGCATTATAATTTTTCATTCAGTTTCTTtaatatttcttgtttttattATGTCTGTCATAATTAGAATTTCCTTTAATATTAAAGTTTTAGAATTAAACTACCTCATAAgatatttataaaattaaatcatgattaaatagaatatctatttattttgttttgttaaACTATCGCCATATGTTAACATTTATGATGAAGATAATATTGTCAACGGTATATTGATTTATTTCAGAGTCTATATACTAGGGTCACAGTTTTACCCTCTCACTGCTTATGTAATATCTATTTTCAATCAATAATACACTTGCTTCTTTAAATTTAAGTTCATCTTTTATTAGTACTACCTATAAGAATTATAGGTAAAAAAGTAAAGCATAACAGATGATGTTTCCTCCTTTGCATTTATCATACGGTAATGATACAAAGTAAAATGAAAGGTAATGATGATACACAAACAATTGTTACATAATCATGACTTTATTCACATTGAGTATTTCTTCTGAAAAGTAAACCAACGTGTTAATGGGAAACATGAGCCGAGGAATCATCAAATGGATGCCAAAATCTGTTGAAAAACCAAAGGGAATCACCCTCAACATTTTCACCGTCTTGATTCCTGTGCCAGCTATAGTGAGCATGCGTTCTGTTCTTTATATCAAATATGGCATGTCCAAAGCTGGCTTCTCTGAATGCGGAGTAAGCTGGTTGCGGTTCTGTCATGCTGCAGCTCAAATCATGTTTAAATCAGACTTAGCTCCATAAAAGAAATTAGTTTTCGAACATTTAAGCTACAAATAAAGATGAATAGAGGAAGTGTTACATAAGACTCAAAAGTTTAATGTATGGGGCTTACTTGGTTGCTAAGCCTTCAAGGTTCCCTCCATCTCCAATTGTTATGTATACAGGAGCTGATTCATCTTTTATAGGAGTGCAAATACCATTTACAATATTATATGCAACATTCGAGACACGTTCCTGACACACAAACAAAATGCTAAATCTACTTTTGAAACTACCAGAACATGGAAAAAAAATCTGAAATGTGATTATAACAGAAACTACTTTGAGCAGCTTCTAAGTATATTAGCGCTTACAGAACGTTCATAGGCATGGACATGGCCAGCATACACAACATCAACCTTGTACTTAACAAACCATGGCTCATACATGACTCTCATTGTTTCACCTTCCATATAATGGTAGTTGTAGCTATTATACCAAGGTGAATGCATGAGAACAATCAACCATGGAGTTTCTGTTCTGTTAACTTTTGGTAACTCCTGCTCAAGCCATTTGTATTGCGGAGTATATTTTCCTGAGAAAAATAAAGATCATTATACTGTCAGATAAACAACAGTGACCAAATACGGTTAAGCGTATATCTATAGGGTAGAAGAGATATCTAGCTATACCGTATGCTGAATATGAGGCCAAGACAATGATGTGTGCTGAAGCTCTTTTGATAGAATACCAAAAGGGTGAAGTACTTTGTGATGCTTTATAAGGAGTACGGTATCGGTGCGAAAAAGGCTTGAATGGTTTTGTTTCTCCCTGTAAACAATCATTAGTCCATGTTAATCATTATCAAaatttggatttggaaaatgCTCTACACAAATGGTTAAAATCTATGGAAGGCATGTCTGATGTCTGACACAAACAACAAACCGAAACATGTGATTACATCTATTTTCTGAAATTAGTACCAGTGTCGCTGCCCTATTCCGTGTATGTGCAATATAGACCAAATGAAATCAATTTCTATTGGAAGCTTACAATTTCTGGAGCAAAATCAATTTCATGGTTTCCGACAGTCCATATCCACGGTTGATAAGCAACACTcctctctgcaaaccttccccAAGTATCCCACCTAACATTGTCATGATTTGGGTAGTTATCTGCATAAGAAAGATCTCCAACAAACAACACTGTTTGCCCTTTTCTCGCGTTCAATTCATAATGAGAAAGTGTCATGTTTGAATCATAGCTCTGACCAAGATCCCCTGCAAACGATGATGCCACATCAGTTAATAATAAATATAATGGCCTATAGGAACACAAGACATTGCAAATTTTCTAGACTTCTGAGTAATATTCAATTGTTCCATGTTTTACCTATGAGACCAAATGTGTATGGAACATCAGGACCAATTTCCGGAGGAGTTGTAAACCAAAACTTCCTTGTTGTGTTTTCAAGTCCAACCTCATAGTAATATTTTGTATCATACTGTCCaaaaacaaccacaaacatcAACCATCTGTGAAAGTAATGGAAGTCAAAAGTTCATAAAATGACATGAAAGTAATGGAAGTCAAAAGTTCATAAAATGACATGAAAGTAATGGAACTCAAAAGTCCATAAAATGACATGAAAGAAATGGAACTCAAAAGTTCATAAAAATGACATGAAAGTAATGGAATTGAAAAGTACCTCCAAATTCCTTATAGTAGCATGATGAATAAAACCAGATGTATAATTGAAGAATCTATAAGTAACAATTTTCCCTTTAGCAAGCTTCTTCCGCTTGCTACTCTCACGCCAGTAACGCACTGTATTCGACCCCGGTTCATCCTCGGTCACCCATGAAACGATCACCGCTTTGCCCACAAGATCACCTTGTGTTATATGAACCTTAAAAGCAAAGAAACATTACATAAAAATATCATATCATAATAACTTTACTTTTCTCCCAAATCATTTTATCAAATAGCTTATAGGcaaaggaagaaaaaaagaaAAGTAGTATACCTGTTGGGGAGCATTATAACCAGAGGGAACAGCAAAAACATCGCTATCAAGTGGCATATCAATGGCCTTCTCAACATTCCTAACAAAAACACTAGTAGTACCTCCATTACAGTGAAACACCAAATTCAAAAGCAAACCTAGCAGTAGTGATAACCCTTGAAAAAGACCCATTTTTCTGAAACTCAAAGACCCTAATGAATATCTCAACGAAATCTATTGCATTTAATATTTATACTAAAGTATGAATTAAACTAGTAGAAACTATAAACGGAAATAGCATATATTGTGGAATATTCAGATTTCAAGTCAACTGAAAACAGCGTGGCGTGAAGGAACATCGCCAGTTAGTTTGTTTGGAAAACAATTAATAGGTTCAGACTCGAGAAACACGAAAGAGATAACTTTTCAATGGTTTTGTTTTGGATTCTTGTTCTGTAAATTTTgaatttaattgatttttatgttaatattaattattttaatttaattctTTCCGTATATATAAAAAATATCCCTAAATATcttattctatttttttttataaatttgGCGATTTTAGAAATTAAAAATCATATGAACAGTAAGAAAAAAAAGTAGGTGGTTTAGTTTGGTTTGGTTGATTTGTAGAAATAAAATCGAACCAGAACAAACCAAATCAATGTTGTTTTGGTTGGTTTGATTTTTTAGAAATTTTTTATTGAgccatacatacacctatagaaaataatataattttgtgtttagtcattcatacattatCACATAATATCAAAATTCATTATATTTAGACAAAATCTtctcattcaatatacaaaaatCAGATTAGATAAAAATGTAATAAAATCCATAAAATACATAAAATAATAgtataaaataatattaaaaacattataataaaacataaaaaataaatgagataagagattagagaagaaaaagaaagaaCAGAAGAGATGTAAGGTTAAAAAAGAAAAGTGCAATAAAAACATAATTGAAAGAGAAAACAATATCATAAAAATGAGACGATAAAAAATAAAGAACATAAGTGTTGAGAGATTAGAGTAGAAGAGGCGAGACGTAGATGacaaagaagatgagaagaatgcGCGATACTACTATAAGAGATTTTAGAAGTTTGGAACTGAAACTCTAAATGGTGCAAGCTTAAGACATAATAGATTTGGGTTTTAGGTTGGAGGTGGGATAAGTGAAGTTTGGATTGTAACATAAGGTGGTTTGGTTTGATTTAGTCCGatttgcaaaatacaaaccgcaaaccaaactGAACCGCGCGGTTTTGTTATAAAATTGCACAAACACATCCAAATCAAATGCGATTTTTGGCGATTTCGATTTAATTTGGTTTGGTTTACGGTTTTCTATTAGGTTGGTTCGGTTTTGAACAATTTTATTAATTTGACATAATAAATTATATATAGAATTTTTTCTATCCTATTACCTATTGTTGAAAATctgatgacactgaaattcaccgtatttccgactccgatttcgcatgcattttagtagttttattgttattttgttgtgttattactatgtttctctttgttttcagatttttactttaatcggagccccgatcgagaaaaggagtgaaaaagagctaaaaaccctaaaattcagcattttgtacttgtggctcccactgtggctggcgccatagaccctgccatgacgtgtcctagctcaacttccctcaactgccacgttccccactacttccactaaggcaccatagattggccttgtggcgggagccatggccttgtggcgggcgccacaaaaggaaaagttttccctcccaaattcaaactgaagggcgtccttgtcatttccatcattttacttgcttataaatagaaactcgaattcacttgtttaggcatccaaacttagagcagaggcaaacttagagcaaactttgtttcacttaggcatatattcagtattttaaagtggtaatcgcttcgcattgggatgttaccacaattgtgtaatcaagtctgtgatcgagtctgtaatcgagtttggagcactttggaaggaagttaatcctgtcgccattttcatttccgctttgcattttaatcaaccctccgattggagcaggtttttattgctttacctttatctatttatttcccgcactgtctttactttatttatttcccgcactgtctttactttatttattttccgcactcgctttactttatttattttctgcactcgctttactttatttattttccgcactcgcattacttttatttattttccgcactcgcactacttttatttattttccacactcgcactacttttatttaatttaaatgcacctttactttaccatgtctaactaaatttataaggttagaatgtaaggatcataattgaaccgataatccgtacaattgttcgtagaaacacttaagggatattttaactttcaacttaagttttcccgcacttaatttccgttgggtaagatcaAAAGTCGTCCgacgtctatttaaacttaattgtttttaactatttcaaaaacagcgaaagcgctttgtttagttcattaggagtttttaacttaagaagaaaagagattttgaaactattttcggacgcgcttataagtttagagtctggtttgtgagaacctcttttggttaagaaatccaggttaaaatacttttcaacttagtcaagatactatatttcttaaaaataggtttactactctaacgtagtgcgcgcctttttataagtgacaataagagggtttgattagggagtacaactcggttctgaatacgcgaaagcgacaaatcctgttaaattggtt from Lathyrus oleraceus cultivar Zhongwan6 chromosome 7, CAAS_Psat_ZW6_1.0, whole genome shotgun sequence encodes the following:
- the LOC127106256 gene encoding purple acid phosphatase, yielding MGLFQGLSLLLGLLLNLVFHCNGGTTSVFVRNVEKAIDMPLDSDVFAVPSGYNAPQQVHITQGDLVGKAVIVSWVTEDEPGSNTVRYWRESSKRKKLAKGKIVTYRFFNYTSGFIHHATIRNLEYDTKYYYEVGLENTTRKFWFTTPPEIGPDVPYTFGLIGDLGQSYDSNMTLSHYELNARKGQTVLFVGDLSYADNYPNHDNVRWDTWGRFAERSVAYQPWIWTVGNHEIDFAPEIGETKPFKPFSHRYRTPYKASQSTSPFWYSIKRASAHIIVLASYSAYGKYTPQYKWLEQELPKVNRTETPWLIVLMHSPWYNSYNYHYMEGETMRVMYEPWFVKYKVDVVYAGHVHAYERSERVSNVAYNIVNGICTPIKDESAPVYITIGDGGNLEGLATNMTEPQPAYSAFREASFGHAIFDIKNRTHAHYSWHRNQDGENVEGDSLWFFNRFWHPFDDSSAHVSH